The region GTTCGAGAAGGATCTCGCGGTGGCGTCGCGGCTCGGCGTCGATCCGGACGCATCGAACTATCACCTGATCGATTCGGTGCTGTTCGTGCTGCCGGGGACGGCCGAAACGGTCGGCGTGCTGCGCGGCAAGGGCGCCGCCGCGCTTGTGGGCGGCGCGCTCGACGAGGCCGACAAGCGCGAGCTCGCGGTGCGCGCGGGCAGCCTCGCCGAACAGATGAGCGTGATTCGCCATCATCTCGACCGCATGAAGGACCGGCTCGGCGCGGGCGTGCCGGACGGCGTCGATCTCGGCGCGGTGGCGGCGTTTCAACGCGCGGCGGCCGCGCTCGCGGGCGGCGACGCGTCGATCGACGCGAAGGCCTATTTCCAGCGGGGCACCGATGCGATCGACGCGCTGTATCGCGTGCACGGCACGCTCGCGCAACAACTGCGCGAGCGCCTCGCGGCGCGCGCGCATGCCGAACAGGTGAAGGTGGCCGCGATCCTCGCCCTGAGTGTCGTGCTTGTCGCCTGCGCGCTCTATCTTTTCGTCGCCTTCGCGATGTCGACGCACGAGGACGTCGCGCAACTGTCCGACTGCATGCGCGCGGTGGGCGACGGCGATCTGCGCGCGCGCCTCGCGGTGCGCGGCGGCGACGAATTCGCGTTCATCAAGCGCGGCTTCAACGCGCTGCTCGACGTCTGGGCGCAGACGCTGACCGAGACGCGGCGCGTCGCCGATTCGGTGATGGTCGGCAGCCAGCAGATCGCCGCCGGCAACCTCGATCTGTCGGGGCGCACCGAGACGCAGGCGGCATCGCTCGAGCAAACGGCGGCGAGCATGGAAGAGCTGACGTCGACGGTGCGCCATAACGCGTCGAACGCATCGCACGCGAGCACGCTGAGCGCCGCGGCGTCCGAGCGCGCGGCGGACACCGGCCGGATCGTGACGCATGCGGTATCGCTGATGACGCGGATTCACGACAGTTCGAACCGGATGGCGGAGATCGTGACGGTGATCGAGGGCATCGCGTTCCAGACCAACATCCTCGCGCTGAACGCGGCCGTCGAGGCCGCGCGCGCGGGCGAGCAGGGCAAGGGCTTCGCGGTCGTCGCGGGCGAGGTGCGCGCGCTCGCGCACCGCAGCGCGACCGCCGCGAAGGACGTGAAGGAGCTGATTCACGAATCGATTCGGCACGTGACCGACGGCTCGTCGCTGTTTCAGCGCGCAGACGATGCGATCCGCAGCGTGAACGCGTCGATCAAGAGCGTCGATACCGTCGTCAGCGAGATCGCGAAGGCGTCCGAGCAGCAAAGCGACGGGATCGAGCAGGTCAACGCGGCGAT is a window of Burkholderia mallei ATCC 23344 DNA encoding:
- a CDS encoding methyl-accepting chemotaxis protein, whose product is MSKHVFGPGMRLMARMKLPRKLVILAALFIVPLVAALYATLAVAWHAYATTQGERDGISILETTQDLLKAVQVRRGAGASVLAGNEAMRAKFDAASASAGRLAATLKQQVRGTDRFDIVAAVDALASEYGKVAAGGLGTSAAALFGSHTDVIHAIFLFEKDLAVASRLGVDPDASNYHLIDSVLFVLPGTAETVGVLRGKGAAALVGGALDEADKRELAVRAGSLAEQMSVIRHHLDRMKDRLGAGVPDGVDLGAVAAFQRAAAALAGGDASIDAKAYFQRGTDAIDALYRVHGTLAQQLRERLAARAHAEQVKVAAILALSVVLVACALYLFVAFAMSTHEDVAQLSDCMRAVGDGDLRARLAVRGGDEFAFIKRGFNALLDVWAQTLTETRRVADSVMVGSQQIAAGNLDLSGRTETQAASLEQTAASMEELTSTVRHNASNASHASTLSAAASERAADTGRIVTHAVSLMTRIHDSSNRMAEIVTVIEGIAFQTNILALNAAVEAARAGEQGKGFAVVAGEVRALAHRSATAAKDVKELIHESIRHVTDGSSLFQRADDAIRSVNASIKSVDTVVSEIAKASEQQSDGIEQVNAAITQMDEVTQRNAALVEESAAASASLREQAEHMGKLVGRFVLA